The window TTGCGCTTAATGACTTCAGCTTCAATCAGTTTATGACCTCCAAACCGCTCATCGATGAATAGTTTTGCCCGATCTACATGATAGAGAGTGAGGGATGCATCTGATGCTCCGGGTGGAAGATACACCATTTCTCCATTTTGACCTGTGGCATAGAGTCTTTCCGTTTCCTTGTCGCTGCGACACACACCTTTGACATAGCCAATGTCATGGCATACCAAGGAGATGATAAAGTGCAACCAGTCATCGGACGTTATGCCACCTTCGCGGATATGTTTGCCTCGTAAAATCTCCTGTCCCACTAAGGCAACCATAATGGAATGTTCAACATTGTGATAAAGAGCATCGCTGTTGGCAATATTTTCCATTGCCATGCTTCCGGCCCATGCAATAATGTCTTCGTTATCGGTTTTTAGCCCCCCATAAGTCCGGCGGTAACCTTCCCGCAGTTTTTGCACAAAGGCATTTATTAAAATTTCAGTTGCGTTAAACATCCTTGATACTCGTTGATAGCTTTGACCTCAGCGGCGCACCCGTCGTGACAATTGCATATACTTTATAGGATGCAACAAAATTTTGTTGTCTAGTCTTTTACGGGTCATGGTCGCTCTGTGTTTTCCATCACAGGCTATTTATTTGAGGCATTCATCGAGAGAGGCGCGATCGCTCTTTGGGTAGTGCTATAGGCAATCGCACCTGCCAAGGTGGCTTCTCGATGAACAAGCATTGTATAATGACAGATAAATGTTTGCGGGTGTAGTTCAGTGGTAGAACGTCAGCTTCCCAAGCTGAATGTCGTCGGTTCGAGTCCGATCATCCGCTTTTAGAAAAAAGCAAAAATTCTATAAATTAAGGGGTGCTAGAAGCTGTCATCTATTCTTAGTGTGACAGTTTTTTAGTATGTTGTGGCAAATTTTGAACGGAAGTTCCCCTTTGACAAAAAACTACAACCTATGCTGTGAGAGAGGGAGAGACTCAACTCCTCGGCTGTTACTGGGTACAAATTAAGGAAACTTCTAACAAATCTAACGCTTTTTGTTGGAGTAGAGTCGGTTGAGTAATTTTCTCAAACATTAGAGAAGTCTCCAGACCACTAGACTGGAATTTATTTTTGACAATCGTTGCTAAATCAGTCATTAAAGTCCGAAAACTATGGACAGGAAGCTTTTCAGGTGTCTTTTTAGTCGCTGCCTTAGCGCGGGCTTTCTTTGAACGCTTAGATGGAGCAACAATTGAACTTTTTCCCTCCGGTTCAACTGTGACTTTTTCATCGTCAAACAGCAGTGGAGCTAAAGCTTTCCTCATGTGCCACTCCACATAATAAGCCAGCATACACAAGAAGACGTGAGCTTTGACGCGCTGTTCTAAACGGTGATAAATTGGACGTACTTTCAAATCGATAGTTTTATAACTGCGGAAAGCTTGTTTGACAGTAGAAAGGCTTTTATAGGTTCTCACCGTTTGAGCCGCATCTAAAGTCTCCGGTTTGACTGAAGTCCGAATAATATAGACTCCATCCAAAGCCGAATCATTGGCGATAGCCGCTTCATTCAATGAGTAAGAAAAACTTGTCTCAGTGATGGCAATATTAAAGTATTTCCCCACACATGTAGCATTGAGAACTCGCCCCACTCTCAGTCCAATCTGGTCGGCTCCTTTGAGGGCGCGTTTATCTCGTGAAGTGGCGATAACAATCTTATTGAGTTCCTGCTGTGTCGCCTGTAATAAAGCAATTCTAGTCAAAGACTTTTCTTGAGCAAGCATCGGGTTGCGACAAGCAATTAGCCGCTCACTGGGGTAATCAGAACAAGAAAATTCTACTAAGTCAGTTTCATCAAATAATGAGAGTTGAACAGCTTCTTGTTCAAGAAGTTTCCGAATTTGACTAGCTCTAAGAGCTGTAATCCAGTCGAGTCCCTCAACGGGTTGAAACTCTGCCAGAATCCGGGTATTCGTAATCATGCCTCGGTCGCCAACCCAAACGACTTGTTGTAGGCCAAAACGGTGACGTACTTTCTCAATTTGAGCTGTGAGTGTGGTTGTGTCCGATGTATTGCCTTCAAACACTTCCACAGCGATGGGACAACCAAGCTTGTCGCAGATTAAGCCAAATACAATCTGTAAAAATCCTTTCTTTTTATCCCGATTATAGCCATATCTAGCGAGAGGGCATTGAGTTCCTTCAAAGTAAGTTGAACTCACATCGTAGAGAACTAAAGCTCCTTCGGATAGATGTCTTAGGGCTAACTCATTTTCGATTAATTCTTGTTTGGATACCAGCCAATCCATTGCTTCATACAATTCATCCTCATCGGCTTTTTCTAAGCCCAACAGTTCACTTAACGATGAATTGCACGTTTCGCTGTGCAATCCTCTGGCTGTGGCTAACTTGGAACGAGGCTCAATGAGACGTGCCACAATCATCGCCAAAACTAGAGCTCGTTTTCTCGAATTTGAGGGTGAGATTAGATGGTGCAAAGACAGTTTTTTGATTGTTCCTAAAACCGCAGCTACATGACCATGAGGTAGACTTCTTTCTACAGAGAATGATTCGGAGAGATTTTCAATAGCTGCGCCGCCTTTGAGTACTATTCTCAAGTTATCAACGACGGTATCCGGTAATTTCGACAGGTTAGCTAAAGTTCTTTTACGGATTTTACCCCCTTCACGATAGGACTCGCGTAGGAGGACGGCGGGAGGGGAATTTCTGTTAGGGACTCGTTCAATATACATGGCTACTATTGTCCCAGAAATCTCCCCGCCAAAATCTTAAAAAATTCTTAAAAACATGGGTACGGCTTTCTGGGAGTAAATGGCTCTAGTTCCCGTCACTCAAGCTTTTTCTCCTTTTGTAGTTCATCTGTACGGGGGAACTTCCGTTTGAATATGGATTGACGATGAGAGATGAAACCCTTGATGTTGGTACCAGATTTCCAGGGGTAACGGCGTGAGCTGATGGATTTTGACAGAGGTTTGGCAATGGAGACGATTGATCGGGGGTCGCCTGTTGTGCCGTTTTGGAGCGAATAGCGAATATGCTTCGCGCACACTTCGCGATCGCATTCATCAATCCTTGCCTTGAGAACCTCTGAAGCTTTGAGCAGTAGATGAGTCGGCCTGACGATTCACCTGAATTGAGTTCAGAAAGAGCGATTAGTGTTACGCTTCAATATCACAGACTTCGTCAAGGATTTTTTAAATATAGTTTTTTATCTAGACATTCAATAATTGATATAGCTAATTCATGCATGACCTCTAAAGCTGCATCTTCATATTTTTTGTACTCATCAATGTTCTTTATTGTCATTTTTTCACCATGAGCAATCTCATTTCTTCTCGTGACTAATGATTTAAGTTCAATTTTATATTTATCCACTAAG of the Allocoleopsis franciscana PCC 7113 genome contains:
- a CDS encoding IS1634 family transposase, which encodes MYIERVPNRNSPPAVLLRESYREGGKIRKRTLANLSKLPDTVVDNLRIVLKGGAAIENLSESFSVERSLPHGHVAAVLGTIKKLSLHHLISPSNSRKRALVLAMIVARLIEPRSKLATARGLHSETCNSSLSELLGLEKADEDELYEAMDWLVSKQELIENELALRHLSEGALVLYDVSSTYFEGTQCPLARYGYNRDKKKGFLQIVFGLICDKLGCPIAVEVFEGNTSDTTTLTAQIEKVRHRFGLQQVVWVGDRGMITNTRILAEFQPVEGLDWITALRASQIRKLLEQEAVQLSLFDETDLVEFSCSDYPSERLIACRNPMLAQEKSLTRIALLQATQQELNKIVIATSRDKRALKGADQIGLRVGRVLNATCVGKYFNIAITETSFSYSLNEAAIANDSALDGVYIIRTSVKPETLDAAQTVRTYKSLSTVKQAFRSYKTIDLKVRPIYHRLEQRVKAHVFLCMLAYYVEWHMRKALAPLLFDDEKVTVEPEGKSSIVAPSKRSKKARAKAATKKTPEKLPVHSFRTLMTDLATIVKNKFQSSGLETSLMFEKITQPTLLQQKALDLLEVSLICTQ
- a CDS encoding Npun_R2479 family HD domain-containing metalloprotein, with the protein product MFNATEILINAFVQKLREGYRRTYGGLKTDNEDIIAWAGSMAMENIANSDALYHNVEHSIMVALVGQEILRGKHIREGGITSDDWLHFIISLVCHDIGYVKGVCRSDKETERLYATGQNGEMVYLPPGASDASLTLYHVDRAKLFIDERFGGHKLIEAEVIKRNIELTRFPVPIEGDHRDTVNFPGLIRASDLIGQMSDPRYLKKISALYYEFEETGVNQALGYRHPGDLRRNYSMFYWNGVYPYIQQALRYLGLTQQGKQIVANLYSNVFVIEHEKSEEENRQLAQQVY